A stretch of Lactuca sativa cultivar Salinas chromosome 6, Lsat_Salinas_v11, whole genome shotgun sequence DNA encodes these proteins:
- the LOC111890554 gene encoding uncharacterized protein LOC111890554, with amino-acid sequence MVRCLLTEKSMPTYFWPKEARYSENTQDQSTPTPQPDSTIHTRRPPVWMNDYYTNQELFNEDEAGLAIYIATSDPVTYEEAYKDDKWVQAINVEMTAIERNHTCELIVPPAGIKPIGVKWMYKTKINELGKVGKLKKAPRCWFNKIEGYFIREGFKKSSHDDTLFVKKYAKEILQCFKIWEATGVKNPIVPGIKLMKLTTGKSDKSQKLRVFTDRNYAHDLEEQKSIYGYVLLFSGVVICWSSRKQEVVTMSTTEDEYVIVTTCTCHCIWLKGLLEEHEEKAGTVEVMCDNCSTIKLSKNLVMHRRSTNHIDICFHYNIDWKEIGVHDVKKEA; translated from the exons ATGGTTCGATGCTTATTAACAGAAAAGTCAATGCCTACGTATTTTTGGCCAAAAGAAGCAAG ATACTCAGAAAATACACAGGATCAAAGCACACCAACACCCCAACCTGATTCAACCATTCACACTCGAAGACCACCCGTGTGGATGAATGACTACTACACAAATCAAGAACTTTTCAATGAAGATGAAGCTGGTCTTGCAATATACATTGCCACTAGTGACCCTGTAACATATGAAGAAGCCTACAAAGATGACAAATGGGTACAAGCAATAAATGTTGAGATGACTGCCATAGAAAGGAATCATACATGCGAATTGATTGTCCCTCCAGCTGGAATCAAGCCTATAGGAGTAAAATGGATGTACAAGACAAAAATCAATGAACTTGGAAAGGTTGGCAA ATTAAAGAAAGCTCCCCGATGTTGGTTTAATAAGATTGAAGGTTACTTCATACGTGAAGGGTTCAAGAAAAGCAGCCATGATGACACACTGTTTGTAAAGAAG TATGCAAAGGAGATCTTACAGTGTTTCAAAATTTGGGAAGCAACTGGTGTAAAGAATCCAATTGTTCCGGGTATCAAACTCATGAAGCTCACAACAGGGAA GAGTGATAAAAGTCAAAAGCTAAGGGTGTTCACTGATAGAAATTATGCTCATGATCTAGAGGAACAGAAAAGCATTTATGGGTATGTGCTCCTGTTTAGTGGTGTTGTAATATGTTGGAGTTCACGTAAGCAAGAAGTAGTCACCATGTCAACAACCGAAGATGAATATGTTATAGTCACAACATGTACATGCCATTGCATATGGCTGAAAGGACTgcttgaagaacatgaagaaaaaGCTGGAACAGTGGAGGTTATGTGTGATAATTGTTCAACCATAAAGCTATCAAAAAACCTGGTAATGCATCGAAGAAGTACAAATCATATAGACATTTGTTTCCATTACAACATAGATTG GAAGGAAATCGGAGTGCATGATGTTAAAAAAGAAGCTTAA
- the LOC111890495 gene encoding uncharacterized protein LOC111890495, translated as MEEINHFSHKSHPLKLLSSETIVGASVNGGEEKSGLIGCYACEKPISSGFAYACIQCHYFLHKACAQLPHTFNDPSLYHQHLTLTDLNDTDSKFWSCNVCRIRKKSTVFSYAFLKDNTYIFTACIDCCVARIACKAEADAIKEEAKKKVKHEGHPQHTLSLKLRPAAFRCDACNTYKDEGLSYECDSCDFWIHKTCASLAPTIQLPHHPNHKLVLVYSLPEIFFNFSYYCETCNKYIQRNEWLYHCANCRFFAHIKCALNAERPSTPRDGDGLSTVDEDENGLLHFPMSDAFTDPLKLLHFEKMTRDDDETTNINHWSHEHPLILHVQPQPKPNNTSSCSDTIEVCHGCVRPLSLPYCSCKDGCSFTLHKYCAELPLKLQHPLHPDHLLALINTR; from the exons ATGGAAGAGattaaccattttagtcataaAAGCCATCCATTAAAGCTCCTCAGCTCTGAGACAATTGTAGGTGCTAGTGTCAATGGTGGTGAGGAGAAATCAGGATTGATTGGCTGCTATGCATGTGAAAAACCCATATCAAGTGGTTTTGCATATGCTTGCATCCAATGTCATTACTTTCTGCATAAAGCATGTGCACAACTTCCACACACTTTCAATGACCCTTCCTTATATCATCAACATCTAACACTTACTGATTTGAATGATACAGATTCCAAATTTTGGAGTTGTAATGTGTGTCGTATTCGAAAGAAATCTACAGTGTTTTCGTATGCATTTCTTAAGGATAACACATACATCTTTACAGCTTGCATTGATTGTTGTGTTGCTAGGATTGCTTGCAAGGCTGAGGCAGATGCTATCAAGGAGGAGGCAAAGAAGAAGGTTAAACATGAAGGCCACCCACAACACACTTTAAGCCTCAAATTAAGACCTGCTGCATTTCGTTGTGATGCTTGCAATACTTATAAGGATGAAGGCTTATCCTATGAGTGTGAtagttgtgatttttggatccACAAGACTTGCGCTTCCTTAGCACCTACCATCCAACTACCCCATCACCCCAATCACAAACTGGTTCTCGTCTATTCGCTTCCAGAAATTTTCTTTAATTTCTCATATTATTGTGAAACTTGCAACAAATACATCCAGCGAAATGAGTGGTTGTATCATTGTGCAAATTGTAGATTTTTTGCACATATAAAGTGTGCCTTGAATGCAGAACGTCCTTCAACTCCAAG AGATGGAGATGGTCTGAGTACTGTTGATGAGGATGAAAATGGTTTGCTGCATTTTCCCATGTCAGACGCGTTTACAGATCCATTGAAACTACTACATTTTGAAAAGATGACTCGAGATGATGATGAAACAACTAATATTAACCATTGGAGTCATGAACATCCACTAATCCTTCATGTTCAACCTCAACCTAAACCTAACAACACGTCTAGTTGTAGTGATACAATTGAGGTATGTCACGGGTGTGTACGACCCCTCTCCCTTCCGTACTGTAGTTGCAAAGATGGATGTTCATTCACTCTCCACAAATATTGTGCCGAGTTACCACTCAAATTACAACATCCACTTCACCCAGATCATTTGCTTGCCTTGATAAACACAAGGTGA